One Nocardia sp. BMG111209 DNA segment encodes these proteins:
- a CDS encoding CaiB/BaiF CoA-transferase family protein encodes MSGYSLLDGVRVLEVAQLAPASLGGHLADLGAEVIKVEAGPFGDPVRVGGSRAVGSPDGPSFMHLRWNRGKKSVALDLRKPEDKQAFLDIVRTCDAVIEGMRGGYLDWLGLGYDALREVNPRIVLCSVSGMGTDGPYRGLGTGGPVFDAFAGLRAVRIPEQPPTEGMAGGTTPPIAMYALGAYGAMGLLAALHKATRTGRGCHVEVAGIDVAAAWMPDLIDAELNRDRSMPRPGWLPDGRLPDWPRLEAYRTGDGHAVLFGAHVEKFWRNFAVAVGRPELAEIDLTGTDDGAVARAETVWRALTEIFAQRTRAEWIELFLAHDIAGGPVNTVTELLGDPHFRARRTTYRVEYPGVGDMEFAASPVRVHGETFAPGLPPEFGAHTDEIRGAVAGAG; translated from the coding sequence ATGAGTGGTTATTCGCTGCTCGACGGCGTGCGGGTGCTCGAGGTGGCCCAGCTGGCCCCGGCCTCACTGGGTGGTCATCTCGCGGACCTCGGCGCCGAGGTGATCAAGGTCGAGGCCGGTCCGTTCGGTGATCCGGTGCGGGTCGGTGGCAGTCGCGCGGTCGGCAGCCCCGACGGCCCGTCGTTCATGCACCTGCGGTGGAACCGCGGCAAGAAGTCGGTGGCGCTGGATCTGCGCAAACCCGAGGACAAGCAGGCGTTCCTGGACATCGTGCGCACCTGCGATGCCGTGATCGAGGGCATGCGCGGCGGCTACCTGGACTGGCTCGGCCTCGGGTACGACGCACTGCGCGAAGTCAATCCGCGCATCGTGCTCTGCTCGGTGTCCGGGATGGGCACCGACGGACCGTATCGCGGGCTCGGTACCGGCGGCCCGGTGTTCGACGCCTTCGCCGGCCTGCGTGCGGTGCGGATCCCGGAACAGCCACCGACCGAGGGCATGGCCGGCGGCACGACACCCCCGATCGCCATGTACGCCCTGGGCGCCTACGGTGCGATGGGCCTGCTCGCGGCCCTGCACAAGGCCACGCGCACCGGCCGCGGCTGTCACGTCGAGGTGGCCGGGATCGACGTCGCCGCCGCCTGGATGCCCGATCTGATCGACGCGGAACTGAACCGGGACCGCTCGATGCCCCGGCCGGGCTGGCTGCCCGACGGCCGGCTGCCGGACTGGCCGCGGCTCGAGGCCTATCGGACCGGCGACGGCCACGCTGTGCTGTTCGGCGCGCACGTGGAGAAGTTCTGGCGCAATTTCGCGGTGGCCGTGGGCCGTCCGGAACTCGCCGAGATCGATCTCACCGGTACCGACGACGGCGCGGTCGCGCGCGCGGAGACGGTCTGGCGAGCGCTCACCGAGATCTTCGCGCAGCGCACCCGCGCCGAATGGATCGAGTTGTTCCTCGCGCACGACATCGCGGGCGGCCCGGTCAACACCGTGACCGAACTGCTCGGCGATCCGCATTTCCGGGCCCGGCGCACCACCTACCGCGTCGAGTACCCCGGCGTCGGCGACATGGAGTTCGCCGCGAGTCCGGTTCGCGTGCACGGCGAGACGTTCGCGCCGGGCCTGCCGCCGGAGTTCGGGGCGCACACCGACGAGATTCGCGGCGCCGTGGCGGGCGCCGGATAA
- a CDS encoding CaiB/BaiF CoA-transferase family protein: protein MTFPLASLRVLDLTDGLGESCGRFLADLGAEVLRAEPPGGSRSRSAEPRVNGTGIPFALRNANKRGVTFDPDGLGWEIRLGELVRGVDIVVDSWSPAGWDARSAAVTRLRADNPALVWLSITPFGHTGPYRDRVADEAVLYAMSGVLSRSGTPGAEPLLPPAGLIEETVGAHAAWSALLAHHAAMRSGRAEFVDLSAFEVVVHGFDPGFGTQGSAAAGRSEDFPRGRPAAANFYPVFRCADGFVRICLLARRQWRSMFEWLGEPAEFADPAFDTIPARFAAADRLHPLIGRLFADRTRDELVAEGARRGVPVGGVHDVAEVLRTEHFTASGALIDAEIAPGLRARIPAGYLNVDGVRAGFRTAAPRIGEHDESAAGTPRRSARPAPVAGAPGRPLAGLRVLDLGVIVFGAELSRQLADYGADVIKIESAAFPDGLRQAKRGAALAPSVGWGHRNKRSFGVDLRTAEGKRIFTDLVRDADVLLANFKPGTLASMGFAPAELRALNPRLIVSEASAFGNTGPWRQRLGYGPLVRASCGVSAMWRYPADPELLCDGMTVYPDHVAGQIAATAILAALIRRTETGAGGIIELAQSDTALMQLGVQLATESVRPGSAAAPGNHDPHHAPTGVFRCAGDDEWCVVSVRSDAQWARLCTLLGHPESDPRFATRQARRTHREDAEKMLSDWLADRSPRAAAEALQAAGIPAGAMLRLPELLRDPHLRARDAYAMLTHPLLPADLPTTATVAHFETIPRPPLRPAPVPGEHTALICRTLLGISEAEVAALVEQGVLQAIPAGRQPEPAAARRTAG from the coding sequence ATGACCTTTCCCCTCGCGAGCCTGCGCGTGCTCGATCTCACCGACGGCCTCGGCGAATCGTGCGGCCGGTTCCTGGCCGACCTGGGCGCCGAGGTGCTGCGCGCGGAACCGCCGGGCGGATCCCGATCCCGCTCCGCCGAACCGCGGGTGAACGGGACCGGCATCCCGTTCGCACTGCGTAACGCGAACAAGCGCGGGGTGACCTTCGATCCGGACGGGCTCGGCTGGGAGATCCGGCTGGGCGAACTCGTGCGCGGAGTCGATATCGTCGTCGATTCGTGGTCCCCGGCCGGGTGGGACGCGCGGTCGGCGGCGGTGACGCGGCTGCGAGCGGACAACCCGGCGCTGGTATGGCTCTCGATCACTCCGTTCGGGCACACCGGGCCGTATCGGGACCGGGTGGCCGACGAAGCGGTGCTCTACGCGATGAGCGGCGTGCTGTCGCGATCCGGCACACCGGGCGCGGAGCCGTTGCTGCCGCCGGCCGGTCTGATCGAGGAGACCGTGGGGGCCCATGCGGCCTGGTCGGCGCTGCTCGCCCATCATGCCGCCATGCGTTCCGGGCGTGCGGAATTCGTCGACCTGTCGGCGTTCGAGGTGGTGGTCCACGGCTTCGATCCGGGCTTCGGCACCCAGGGCTCGGCCGCCGCCGGACGTTCCGAGGACTTCCCGCGCGGCCGACCGGCCGCGGCGAACTTCTATCCGGTGTTCCGCTGCGCCGACGGCTTCGTCCGGATCTGCCTGCTGGCCCGCCGGCAGTGGCGGTCGATGTTCGAATGGCTCGGCGAGCCCGCGGAATTCGCCGATCCGGCGTTCGACACCATTCCCGCGCGCTTCGCCGCCGCGGACCGCCTGCATCCGCTGATCGGCCGGCTGTTCGCGGACCGCACCCGCGACGAACTGGTCGCCGAGGGCGCGCGGCGCGGTGTCCCCGTCGGTGGTGTGCACGATGTCGCCGAGGTGCTGCGGACCGAGCACTTCACCGCCTCCGGCGCGTTGATCGACGCCGAGATCGCGCCGGGCCTGCGGGCCCGGATACCCGCCGGATATCTGAACGTCGACGGAGTGCGCGCCGGATTCCGTACTGCCGCGCCGCGAATCGGCGAGCACGACGAGTCGGCCGCCGGGACTCCGCGCCGATCGGCCCGGCCCGCACCCGTCGCCGGTGCACCCGGCCGTCCGCTGGCCGGGCTGCGGGTGCTGGACCTCGGGGTGATCGTCTTCGGCGCCGAATTGAGCCGCCAGCTGGCGGATTACGGCGCGGACGTGATCAAGATCGAGAGCGCGGCCTTCCCGGACGGGCTGCGACAGGCCAAACGTGGTGCGGCGCTGGCCCCGTCGGTGGGGTGGGGGCATCGCAACAAGCGCAGCTTCGGGGTGGATCTGCGCACGGCCGAGGGTAAACGGATCTTCACCGACCTGGTCCGGGACGCGGATGTGCTGCTGGCGAACTTCAAACCCGGCACCCTGGCCTCGATGGGTTTCGCCCCGGCCGAGCTGCGCGCGCTCAATCCGCGCCTGATCGTCTCGGAGGCAAGCGCTTTCGGGAATACGGGACCGTGGCGGCAGCGGCTCGGTTACGGTCCGCTGGTGCGGGCCTCGTGCGGGGTGTCGGCGATGTGGCGGTATCCGGCGGATCCGGAGTTGCTGTGCGACGGGATGACCGTCTACCCGGATCATGTGGCCGGTCAGATCGCCGCCACCGCGATCCTGGCGGCGCTGATCCGCCGCACCGAGACCGGTGCGGGCGGCATCATCGAACTGGCCCAGTCGGATACCGCGCTGATGCAACTGGGGGTTCAGCTCGCCACCGAGTCGGTGCGGCCGGGATCGGCTGCGGCGCCGGGCAATCACGATCCGCATCATGCGCCGACCGGCGTCTTCCGCTGCGCCGGCGACGACGAATGGTGCGTGGTCTCGGTCCGCAGCGATGCGCAGTGGGCGCGGTTGTGCACCCTGCTCGGACATCCCGAATCGGACCCTCGCTTCGCGACCCGGCAGGCCCGCCGCACCCACCGCGAGGACGCGGAGAAGATGCTGTCGGACTGGCTCGCGGACCGCTCCCCCCGGGCGGCGGCGGAGGCTCTCCAGGCCGCCGGAATCCCGGCGGGAGCGATGCTACGCCTGCCGGAGTTGTTGCGGGACCCACACTTACGTGCCCGGGACGCCTACGCGATGCTCACCCATCCACTGTTGCCCGCCGACCTGCCCACCACGGCGACCGTCGCCCATTTCGAGACGATCCCCCGACCACCGCTACGTCCCGCACCGGTGCCGGGGGAGCACACCGCGCTGATCTGCCGGACCTTGCTGGGCATCAGCGAGGCGGAGGTCGCCGCCCTGGTGGAACAGGGTGTGTTACAAGCGATTCCGGCCGGACGACAACCGGAACCGGCGGCCGCGCGCCGCACCGCCGGATGA
- a CDS encoding aldehyde dehydrogenase, with translation MQDTNLDRAGLFIGGEWVAPRGGAFDLVEAATEKPLARSAAGDRADIDAAVVAARTALDGPWAGHSPDERAAALDRFAAALQARAKTTAALCSRENGMPISLSLTVNGYAPAAMFRYYADLLRAAPAEDVRPGMFGGRTLVRSEPVGVVAAITPWNYPQSLAAMKLAPALAAGCTVVLKPAPETALDAFVFADAALKAGLPAGVLNIVPADREAGAHLVAHPGVDKVAFTGSTAAGRAIGAVCGRLLRPVTLELGGKSAAIVTDDADLDAFTAALLEVSLTNNGQTCHAGTRILVSRHRYDEVVEAVTETVRNLVIGDPLDRATQIGPLVSAAQRRRVLGYIEAGRRGGHRLTTGGRVPADQPQGWYVEPTVFADVDNSALLAREEIFGPVLAVIPYRDEDDAVAIANDSEYGLAGTVWTTDEQRGIALADRIHSGTVGVNHYALDLAAPFGGVKASGLGRELGPEGLLPYRQPKSVYLAGR, from the coding sequence ATGCAGGACACGAATCTCGACCGCGCCGGCCTGTTCATCGGCGGCGAATGGGTCGCCCCGCGCGGCGGCGCCTTCGATCTGGTGGAGGCGGCGACGGAAAAGCCGCTGGCCCGCTCGGCCGCCGGTGACCGCGCCGATATCGATGCCGCGGTCGTCGCGGCCCGGACCGCACTGGACGGACCGTGGGCCGGTCACTCACCGGACGAACGGGCCGCGGCCCTGGACCGGTTCGCCGCCGCCTTGCAGGCGCGCGCGAAAACCACTGCGGCACTGTGCAGCCGGGAGAACGGCATGCCGATCTCGCTGTCGCTCACGGTCAACGGCTACGCGCCGGCCGCGATGTTCCGCTACTACGCGGACCTGCTGCGCGCCGCACCCGCCGAGGACGTGCGGCCCGGGATGTTCGGCGGCCGCACCCTGGTGCGGAGCGAACCGGTCGGCGTGGTCGCGGCGATCACCCCGTGGAACTACCCGCAGTCGCTGGCCGCGATGAAGTTGGCTCCCGCGCTGGCCGCGGGCTGCACCGTCGTGCTGAAACCGGCACCCGAAACCGCTTTGGACGCTTTCGTTTTCGCCGACGCGGCGCTCAAGGCCGGACTGCCGGCCGGCGTGCTGAACATCGTGCCGGCCGACCGCGAGGCGGGTGCGCACCTGGTGGCCCACCCGGGCGTGGACAAGGTGGCGTTCACCGGTTCCACCGCCGCGGGCCGCGCGATCGGTGCGGTGTGCGGACGGCTGCTGCGCCCGGTCACACTCGAACTCGGCGGCAAATCCGCCGCCATCGTCACCGACGATGCCGATCTCGACGCGTTCACCGCCGCACTGCTCGAGGTGTCACTGACCAACAACGGTCAGACCTGTCACGCGGGCACCCGGATCCTGGTGTCGCGCCACCGATACGACGAGGTGGTCGAGGCGGTCACCGAGACGGTCCGGAATCTGGTGATCGGTGATCCGCTGGACCGCGCGACCCAGATCGGGCCGCTGGTCAGCGCCGCTCAGCGCCGACGCGTGCTCGGCTACATCGAGGCCGGTCGGCGCGGCGGCCATCGGCTGACCACCGGCGGGAGAGTACCGGCGGATCAGCCGCAGGGCTGGTACGTCGAGCCCACCGTCTTCGCCGACGTCGACAACTCCGCCCTGCTCGCGCGGGAGGAGATCTTCGGCCCGGTCCTTGCGGTGATTCCGTACCGGGACGAGGACGACGCGGTGGCGATCGCGAACGACTCGGAATACGGCCTGGCCGGAACCGTGTGGACCACCGACGAACAGCGCGGAATCGCGCTGGCCGACCGGATCCACAGCGGGACGGTCGGCGTCAACCACTATGCCCTCGACCTCGCCGCACCCTTCGGCGGCGTGAAGGCCTCCGGCCTGGGCCGCGAACTCGGCCCGGAGGGCCTGCTGCCGTATCGGCAGCCGAAGTCGGTCTATCTCGCCGGCCGCTGA
- a CDS encoding SRPBCC family protein — MEREEKIDLTRRLIAHVDNRTTDYADGLMRVPFSVFNDPELAAKERAVVRRFPHIVAHVDELAAPGDFLITELIGTPLLVVKQSDGGVRAFSNVCRHRGARVEFEQSGCKRVFACRYHNWSYGRDGALRGMPHADGFTELDRGGHGLVEFPCEVRHGLVWVVPTAGAELDIAAVLGPKHDAEVIATGIGGSHQVRKETWRLAMNWKIAVDGVQDAYHLCQLHTKTVCHFLEGNVSTFDRVDRSWRLVVARKTIAEVRDADPDSFDVRDYSLANYTVYPGTMLVTEPQHFEIWTIVPDAEDPNVSHCTIRLLAPREPETEREQRILDKSWDLLMETLHAEDWFVSGTITANAAAGQVDELVYGRNELPGQVFHTMVAADVAALERATARPVAEVSAR; from the coding sequence ATGGAGCGCGAGGAGAAGATCGACCTGACCCGGCGGTTGATCGCCCATGTCGACAACCGGACCACCGACTACGCGGACGGACTGATGCGCGTGCCGTTCTCGGTGTTCAACGATCCGGAGCTCGCCGCCAAGGAACGTGCGGTGGTGCGGCGATTCCCGCACATCGTGGCGCATGTCGACGAGCTGGCCGCGCCCGGCGATTTCCTCATCACCGAGCTGATCGGTACCCCGCTGCTGGTCGTGAAGCAGAGCGACGGCGGGGTGCGCGCGTTTTCCAATGTCTGCCGCCACCGCGGCGCGCGTGTCGAATTCGAGCAGTCCGGTTGTAAGCGGGTCTTCGCCTGCAGGTACCACAACTGGTCCTACGGCCGGGACGGCGCCCTGCGCGGTATGCCGCATGCGGACGGTTTCACGGAATTGGACCGCGGTGGCCACGGTCTGGTCGAATTCCCGTGCGAGGTGCGGCACGGATTGGTCTGGGTGGTCCCGACCGCCGGCGCGGAACTCGACATCGCCGCGGTGCTGGGCCCGAAACACGACGCCGAGGTGATCGCCACCGGTATCGGCGGCTCCCACCAGGTGCGCAAGGAGACCTGGCGGCTGGCGATGAACTGGAAGATCGCCGTCGACGGGGTGCAGGACGCGTACCACCTGTGCCAGCTGCACACGAAGACGGTGTGCCACTTCCTCGAGGGCAATGTGTCCACTTTCGATCGAGTGGACCGGTCCTGGCGACTCGTGGTGGCGCGCAAGACGATCGCCGAGGTCCGCGACGCGGATCCGGACAGCTTCGACGTGCGCGACTACTCGCTGGCCAACTACACCGTGTACCCCGGCACCATGCTGGTCACCGAACCGCAGCATTTCGAGATCTGGACGATCGTGCCCGACGCCGAGGACCCGAACGTCAGCCACTGCACGATCCGGCTGCTCGCGCCCCGTGAGCCCGAAACCGAAAGGGAGCAGCGGATTCTCGACAAGAGCTGGGATCTGCTGATGGAGACGCTGCACGCGGAGGACTGGTTCGTCAGCGGGACCATCACCGCGAACGCCGCCGCCGGTCAGGTCGACGAACTGGTCTACGGCCGTAACGAACTGCCGGGGCAGGTCTTCCACACCATGGTGGCGGCCGACGTCGCCGCGCTGGAGCGCGCGACGGCCCGGCCGGTCGCGGAGGTGTCGGCGCGATGA
- a CDS encoding TetR/AcrR family transcriptional regulator, giving the protein MDRTDSVTADVRATILTAAEGCFTQFGIAKTTMEDVARAADLSRATVYRYFADRESLIVESIARRARMNLAPARAFVAGWPTVTERLVEGICQDIRKGHSDPMVNRLVSPGEMGLATRLLQQSGRALELTRELWEPILAEEQRAGHLRADLDLRLLCEWIAELEILYISQYGSDETTLDRVRAKLRAFVIPALLPGPTA; this is encoded by the coding sequence ATGGACCGCACCGACTCCGTGACCGCTGACGTCCGCGCCACGATCCTCACTGCCGCGGAAGGCTGCTTCACGCAATTCGGCATCGCGAAGACCACGATGGAGGATGTGGCCCGCGCGGCGGATCTGTCCCGCGCCACCGTCTACCGCTATTTCGCGGACCGCGAATCGCTGATCGTGGAGTCGATCGCCCGGCGGGCCCGGATGAACCTGGCGCCGGCCCGCGCGTTCGTCGCAGGGTGGCCCACCGTGACTGAGCGCCTGGTGGAGGGCATCTGCCAGGACATCCGCAAGGGCCACTCGGATCCGATGGTGAACCGGCTGGTCTCGCCGGGTGAGATGGGCCTGGCGACCAGGCTGTTGCAGCAATCCGGCCGGGCCCTGGAACTGACTCGTGAACTGTGGGAACCGATCCTGGCCGAAGAACAACGCGCCGGGCACCTGCGCGCCGACCTCGACCTGCGCCTGTTGTGCGAATGGATCGCCGAACTGGAGATCCTCTACATCAGCCAATACGGCAGCGACGAAACGACTCTGGACCGGGTCCGGGCCAAACTGCGCGCATTCGTGATCCCGGCCCTGTTGCCCGGACCCACGGCCTGA
- a CDS encoding class I adenylate-forming enzyme family protein — translation MNLADLTRYWGRARPRQQAIVFGDTAHTWAELDAVTDALARGLAARGVRKGDRVAVMMLNRPELAHVIVATLKLGAISVPLNFRLTARELAPLLVDAAPRVVVVEDELSGLLEAGAAQAEFEIYSVDGDSHRPYASLLDPGAAPVVEIAGDDPAFICYTSGTTGVQKGAVITHRSAIAPGISQTVSYGFTARDRVLCSAPLVYTGSVLSVFVQLVVVPGATMVLLREYDPEIALDTFEREQITATTTVPVIWERMTTLPGFGKRTLANFTFAATGGAPVSADLLECYRRQGIPLTQVYGLTEASGMVASLTYEDALSRPGFTGRALVGTRVRIGDPGEHTPPGEVGEILVHGEHVMQGYWNRPEATAAALTDGWLRTGDLGLQDEDGFLKIVDRSKDMLISGGLNVYPAEIEQVLHGIDGLVDLAVIGVTDDRWGEVPMVVFHSARPSAEVAADIAAVAAANLAKFKRPKHAIELGEPLPRTFSGKLAKPALRRRFPAAPTDAVALDSTPAQPRPTRTGPDARCATPESPRKSR, via the coding sequence ATGAATCTGGCCGACTTGACCCGCTATTGGGGCAGAGCCCGGCCGCGGCAGCAGGCGATCGTGTTCGGGGACACGGCGCACACCTGGGCCGAACTGGACGCGGTCACCGATGCCCTGGCCCGCGGCCTGGCCGCACGTGGGGTGCGCAAGGGCGACCGCGTCGCCGTCATGATGCTCAACCGCCCCGAACTCGCACACGTCATCGTGGCGACCCTGAAACTGGGCGCGATCAGCGTGCCGCTCAACTTCCGGCTCACCGCACGGGAACTCGCGCCGCTGCTGGTCGACGCCGCCCCGCGGGTGGTCGTCGTGGAGGACGAACTGTCCGGCCTGCTCGAGGCCGGCGCCGCGCAGGCGGAGTTCGAGATCTACAGCGTCGACGGCGATTCCCACCGGCCGTACGCGAGCCTGCTCGATCCCGGCGCCGCGCCGGTGGTCGAGATCGCGGGCGACGACCCGGCTTTCATCTGCTACACCTCCGGCACCACCGGCGTGCAGAAGGGTGCGGTCATCACGCACCGCAGCGCCATCGCACCCGGTATCTCGCAAACGGTCAGCTATGGCTTCACCGCTCGCGATCGGGTGCTGTGCTCGGCGCCGCTGGTCTACACCGGCTCGGTGCTGTCGGTGTTCGTGCAACTGGTCGTCGTGCCCGGCGCCACCATGGTGCTGCTGCGGGAATACGACCCGGAGATCGCGCTGGACACCTTCGAGCGGGAACAGATCACCGCGACCACCACCGTCCCGGTGATCTGGGAGCGGATGACCACCCTGCCCGGATTCGGCAAACGCACGCTCGCGAACTTCACCTTCGCCGCCACCGGCGGCGCCCCGGTCAGCGCGGATCTACTGGAATGCTATCGCCGCCAAGGGATTCCGCTCACCCAGGTATACGGCCTGACCGAGGCGTCCGGCATGGTGGCCAGCCTGACCTACGAGGACGCGTTGTCCCGTCCGGGTTTCACCGGCCGCGCGCTGGTCGGCACCCGCGTCCGCATCGGCGACCCCGGGGAGCACACGCCGCCCGGCGAGGTGGGCGAGATCCTGGTGCACGGCGAGCACGTCATGCAGGGCTACTGGAACCGCCCGGAGGCCACCGCCGCCGCGCTGACCGACGGCTGGCTGCGCACCGGCGACCTCGGCCTGCAGGACGAGGACGGCTTCCTGAAGATCGTCGACCGCAGCAAGGACATGCTGATCTCCGGCGGGCTCAACGTCTATCCCGCCGAGATCGAGCAGGTGCTGCACGGCATCGACGGCCTGGTCGACCTCGCCGTCATCGGCGTCACCGACGACCGCTGGGGCGAGGTGCCCATGGTCGTGTTCCACAGCGCCCGGCCCTCGGCCGAGGTGGCCGCCGACATCGCCGCGGTCGCCGCGGCGAATCTGGCGAAGTTCAAGCGCCCCAAGCACGCAATCGAGCTCGGCGAGCCGCTACCCCGGACCTTCTCCGGGAAGCTGGCCAAACCCGCACTGCGCCGTCGTTTCCCGGCCGCTCCCACCGATGCGGTCGCACTGGACTCCACCCCGGCGCAGCCCCGACCGACCCGCACCGGCCCCGATGCCCGCTGCGCGACACCCGAATCACCAAGGAAGAGCAGGTAA
- a CDS encoding aldehyde dehydrogenase encodes MTVDTAPAVAPEIASREQVFIGGRWVESTGDEWIDVIDPWSEQRVARVRSATTEDVHRAVAAARASFDEGAWARTPITERADVLDTIADRLTTRTAELTAIGVVEVGIPIAVSGPTQQMTAELFRAVAAEARKVQLREDRTRADGGISRILKEPAGVVAAIIPWNGPLGTIAFKLAPALAAGCSVVLKAAPDAPLSPSVFADVIAELVAEQRIPEGVVSVLVADREVSEALVTDPDVDRITFTGSTAAGRRIMSLAGERIARVALELGGKSAAIILDDADLNHVVQSLPMGGCMQSGQACIALTRVLVSRTRHDEVVATLAAAYAALPIGNPWEPTNFLGPLAGARHLERVQTYIESAKADGATVVYGGGRPEGITHGYFVQPTLLDGVRNDMRVAQEEVFGPVISVITYEDEDDAVAIANDSIYGLSGAVYTEDLERGYALAQRIRTGTVSVNGAVIDFTLPFGGYKQSGVGREGGPEGLEEYFETKTVHMPA; translated from the coding sequence ATGACAGTCGACACGGCGCCCGCAGTCGCACCCGAAATCGCCTCCCGGGAACAGGTTTTCATCGGCGGCCGATGGGTCGAATCCACCGGCGACGAGTGGATCGACGTGATCGATCCGTGGAGCGAACAGCGGGTCGCCCGCGTGCGCAGCGCCACCACCGAGGACGTGCACCGCGCGGTGGCCGCCGCCCGCGCGTCCTTCGACGAGGGCGCCTGGGCCCGCACCCCGATCACCGAACGCGCCGACGTCCTCGACACCATCGCCGACCGATTGACCACGCGCACAGCGGAATTGACCGCCATCGGCGTGGTCGAGGTCGGCATCCCGATCGCGGTGAGCGGCCCCACCCAGCAGATGACCGCCGAACTGTTCCGCGCCGTAGCCGCCGAAGCCCGCAAGGTGCAACTGCGCGAGGACCGCACCCGCGCCGACGGCGGCATCTCCCGAATCCTGAAGGAACCCGCCGGCGTCGTCGCCGCGATCATCCCGTGGAACGGCCCCCTCGGCACCATCGCATTCAAACTGGCCCCCGCCCTCGCCGCCGGCTGCTCCGTGGTCCTGAAGGCCGCCCCCGACGCCCCCCTGTCGCCCAGCGTCTTCGCCGACGTGATCGCCGAACTCGTTGCCGAACAGCGCATCCCGGAAGGCGTGGTGAGCGTCCTCGTCGCCGACCGCGAGGTCTCCGAAGCCCTGGTGACCGACCCGGACGTCGACCGCATCACCTTCACCGGCTCGACCGCCGCCGGCCGCCGCATCATGTCGCTGGCGGGCGAGCGGATCGCCCGCGTCGCACTGGAACTCGGCGGCAAGTCGGCCGCGATCATCCTCGACGACGCCGACCTGAACCACGTCGTACAGTCCCTGCCCATGGGCGGCTGCATGCAATCCGGCCAGGCCTGCATCGCCCTCACCCGAGTCCTGGTCTCCCGCACCCGCCACGACGAGGTGGTCGCCACCCTCGCCGCCGCCTACGCCGCCCTCCCCATCGGAAACCCCTGGGAGCCGACCAATTTCCTCGGCCCCCTGGCCGGCGCCCGCCACCTCGAGCGCGTGCAGACCTACATCGAATCCGCGAAGGCCGACGGCGCCACCGTCGTCTACGGCGGCGGCCGCCCCGAAGGCATCACCCACGGCTACTTCGTACAGCCCACCCTCCTCGACGGCGTCCGCAACGATATGCGCGTAGCCCAGGAAGAGGTCTTCGGCCCGGTCATCTCGGTGATCACCTACGAGGACGAGGACGACGCCGTGGCAATAGCCAACGACTCGATCTACGGCCTCTCCGGAGCCGTCTACACCGAGGACCTGGAACGCGGATACGCCCTGGCCCAACGCATCCGCACCGGCACGGTGAGCGTCAACGGCGCCGTCATCGACTTCACCCTCCCCTTCGGCGGCTACAAGCAGTCCGGTGTGGGGCGCGAAGGCGGACCGGAGGGCCTCGAAGAGTACTTCGAGACCAAGACGGTGCACATGCCCGCGTAG